Genomic segment of Mycolicibacterium sarraceniae:
GTGGGTGGTCAACGGCCAGAAGGTGTGGACCAGCCTGGCGCACCGGGCTCGTTGGGGTCTGCTGCTGGCGCGCACCGACCCTGATATCGCCAAGCACAAGGGCCTGACCTACTTCGTCCTCGATATGCACGCCCCTGGTGTGGAGACCCGCCCGCTGCGCCAGATGACCGGGCAGGCCGAGTTCAACGAGGTCTACATCACCGACGCTCGCATCCCCGACACCCACCGCCTCGGCGCGGTCGGCAACGGTTGGGGCGTCGCGATGACGACCCTTATGAACGAGCGCAGCGCCCTGGGCGCCAGCGGCAGCCGCCGCGGCAGCGGCACTATCAAGGATGCGGTGGCGCTGTGGGCTTCGCGACCCGACCTGCACACGCCTGTGCTCCGGGATCGCCTGGCGCAGTTATGGTTACGCTCGGAGGCCCAGCGGCTCACCTCGGAGCGCTCCCGCGCATCGGCGACCTCGGGCGGCCCAGGCCCGGAGGCCTCGGTCGGCAAGCTGGTCGGTGCCTTACTCAACCAGCACATCTATGAATGGTGCATGGATCTGCTAGGGCCCGAGGGGATTCTGTACGACAGCTACGCACTGGCCGATGGCGCCGGTGACGCAGGCGACTGGCGCGGCCCGATCCAGCAGCGCTACCTGCGGAGCCGCGCGAACACCATCGAGGGTGGCACCACCGAAGTGATGCGCAACATCCTCGGCGAGCGAGTGCTGGGCCTGCCCGGTGACCTGCGTGCCGATGCCGGCATGCCGTGGAAGGAGATCCCGCGTGGATGAGAAGCTTGCGGATCAGACCCTGAGAAGCGCTGGTGAATTCAGCTTCACCGAGGAGCAACAGGATCTGCGTGCAGCCGTGCGCAAGTTCTGTGCCGATAACTTCGACGAAGCCACCGTGCGCCGATTGATGGAATCGCCAACGCCGTTCGACACCAAGGTATGGAACCGGCTCGGTGCCGAGCTTGGTGTGCTCGGGCTGTCCGTGCCCGAGGCCGACGGCGGTGTCGGCGGCTCGCTCGTCGATCAGGCCGTCGCGGTGGAGCAATTCGGCACCACCCTGGCATGCGGCCCTCTGTTCGGCACCGTCTACCTGGCCATTCCCGCTCTGGTCGCCAGTCCCGACAGCGCGGCGCGTGACGAGCTGCTGGCCCAGCTGGTGGAGGGCACCCGTACCGCGGCGTTCGCCGTCGCCGACAAGGCCGGTGCGTTCGAGCCGTCTTCGGTCACCGTGACAGCAGATAACAACACGGTTTCCGGAACGGTCCAGCGAGTGGTCGATGGTGCCGCGGCTGATGAAATCCTGTTCGCAGCAACGGGTTCCGATGGTCTCGGTCTCTACGCGGTGGACGCCAAGGACACCCAGCGCACGCCACTGATGACCCTTGATCTGACCCGCCCGCAAGCCACGATCACCTTCGTTGACTCCCCCGCCCGGCGGCTGGCCGGGCCCGAGGAAGCCGAACGGGTGATCACCCACGCATTGCAAGTCGGCTCGGCACTGCTGGCTGTCGAACAGGTCGGTGCCGCACAGCATCTGCTGGATCTGTCCGTCGAGTACGCCAAGTCGCGGTTGCAGTTCGGGCGACAGATCGGCTCATTCCAGGCGATCAAGCACAAGCTGGCCGATATGCTCGTCGACCTCGAGCACGCCCGCTCCACCGCGTATCACGCGGTGTGGGCGCTGTCCGACGGCTCCGACGACCCGGCTCTGGCCGTCAGCATCGCTCAGGCCACGGCATCGGCGGCACTGAGCCACATCGCTGCGGACACCATTCAGGTGCACGGCGGTATCGGCTTCACCTGGGAACACCAGGCGCACTTGTATTTCAAGCGCTCTGCCACCGATGCCGCACTACTGGGCACCGCCGAACAACACCGGTCCCGGGTCGCCGATTTCGTCCTGGACGATGCCAGCGCCGAGGGCGGCGCACGGGTGGCCGACGGCTTGCCCGTTTGACCTACGCACGACGAAACGTTCGGTTTCCGTGGTCGCCCGGCTCGTCAGCTGCGATGGCGATTCCGCTGATGGTGATGATGGATCCAGGAGCCGGGGACAGCCGGTTGTTCTGGTGTGGGAACGCCGGACGCGGCGATGCGCTTGAACCA
This window contains:
- a CDS encoding acyl-CoA dehydrogenase family protein, with product MPACRGRRSRVDEKLADQTLRSAGEFSFTEEQQDLRAAVRKFCADNFDEATVRRLMESPTPFDTKVWNRLGAELGVLGLSVPEADGGVGGSLVDQAVAVEQFGTTLACGPLFGTVYLAIPALVASPDSAARDELLAQLVEGTRTAAFAVADKAGAFEPSSVTVTADNNTVSGTVQRVVDGAAADEILFAATGSDGLGLYAVDAKDTQRTPLMTLDLTRPQATITFVDSPARRLAGPEEAERVITHALQVGSALLAVEQVGAAQHLLDLSVEYAKSRLQFGRQIGSFQAIKHKLADMLVDLEHARSTAYHAVWALSDGSDDPALAVSIAQATASAALSHIAADTIQVHGGIGFTWEHQAHLYFKRSATDAALLGTAEQHRSRVADFVLDDASAEGGARVADGLPV
- a CDS encoding acyl-CoA dehydrogenase family protein, whose protein sequence is MSTVADAERVEDLARRVVADHDPKKVPIPEFLGACYDAGLSWVHFPEGFGGLGLSRGVQAVADRILQGAGGPVPLGLNPMGYGMAAPTVREHAQSDDLKKALLRPLATTEDIWCQLFSEPGAGSDLAGLATTAVPDGDEWVVNGQKVWTSLAHRARWGLLLARTDPDIAKHKGLTYFVLDMHAPGVETRPLRQMTGQAEFNEVYITDARIPDTHRLGAVGNGWGVAMTTLMNERSALGASGSRRGSGTIKDAVALWASRPDLHTPVLRDRLAQLWLRSEAQRLTSERSRASATSGGPGPEASVGKLVGALLNQHIYEWCMDLLGPEGILYDSYALADGAGDAGDWRGPIQQRYLRSRANTIEGGTTEVMRNILGERVLGLPGDLRADAGMPWKEIPRG